tttttcatttaggttctttaaaatttttaaaattttaaattaataaagataaaattacatttttaccctttaaaataataaaaaattaatttaattttttaaaaattataaatatatagactattaaaatgataaaattaaatttttactattgtaaaatttataatgtaatttCCACCTccctaaaaatttttttggtttcgCCTATGTGTCCTTGCATATCCAAATTCAAGTACGACAATGAGCAATTATGATGTATAtagtaacaaatatatttaaaattaataaaataagttatgatattttagttGCGAGAGGGAGTTATACCAATCCATGGttcaataaacatatatattttaaaagagttaACTGCTacatatatttctaaattatgattgctattttaaattggtctttaaattttaaaatattctaattacattactaaattattaatattatatcaattatgTTCTTTCGTTattaaaaccattaatttaactattaaataatatgtcaaattttatatagctaaatttaaaataaaagttctaaagaaataaaatgttgtcGATAtgacttttaaaagtaaaaattaaaataaattaaaattgaaaaaaagtgaATAATACAATTTCGTAAAAGTCGAAAACTTattgaaacaaatatttttacaatattcatttaaattttatattttaaattatgtcacataaGATCTGATGtgtgatttaataattaaattatcaattttagtAACGAAAAGACTTGATTGATATAACCTCAACAGTTTAGGGatataattagaaaattttgaagtttgggAACTAATTTAAAAGGAGAGTCCTAGTTTAAGGGTGTTTGGtgaaataaattcttttaaaatttaattaattgaaacatTTAAAAAGGAATCATGATATATATTAGTTGAGACGGGAAACTAGTACGAATCCATGGTTAACTGATAAATTAGGAGTCTATTATACTGTCTGGAATATTGACTAAccaatcaaatcaaaattttcactgaatcctttttctattttgtaaagGAAAATCTGCCATTTTTATTGCAGTGCCTACCTTGGAAGACCAAAGCTGTCACTACCAAATCCTATAAAATCCCAATTTTTCTTGAGCAgattttccttctttccttaAAAAAAGTTTGACAGAGTTGTCTGGTTTTTAGTGCTTTGCCAGAAAAACCCTTCACACTCCAAGAAAAAAATAACTCCTTTTTCTTGCTTCTCATGTCCAAAGTTCccaccttttctttttgctaatCCCATATTCTGCTTCAATGCTCTGGTAAATCccaaatccttttttttttctagaaaatacTTTTGGTAGCTAATTGCTGCTAAATTTGGACGAGAAGTTGAAGCAAAGGGGTTGTTTCGCtttgtttgttttgttcttCTACATACATAAAATAAGTTCTAAAACTGTaacatttttcttgttctttttttcttgaaagCTTTAATGGGTCTCACCAATggtttttaatcaatatttttttgggGTTATTTGTTTGTTGGCATTGGGTGGGTATTAAAGcttaagaaaaaaatccaaTCCCAAAAGatcaatgttttcttttttggagcCTGCCTTTTACAGTTAAGTAGAtggatatttttaaatatttagaataCTGTATTGATGGTGTTGTATGAtgaaaattcatttcatttatGAGATTGGCTGGGAAAACTCAGATTTgtaataaaagttttttttttttgctctttGCTTTCAAAGTTTGCTTGGTGATTTTTGTATATCGTTTGATGGAGAAAGGTATCTGTAGGGGTTCTAATTTAAAGGCTTTTGATACTGAAGTTTGTACATTTTGGTCCTAGATATTATACTCTCATAACCAATTCTGCttttgaatgaaaaagaaagttcggaatttaaaaaaaaaaaagaagaagttataTGCCAAAGTTGCAATGTTACAGTGCTGTGTTTAATCTTTGCTTATTTTCTGTATATTAATTGGTTTATATGATCTTGTTTTTGGATCTAGTTTTTATATTGCACAAGTTCTATTTGTTTGATTCCGAAATTGAGTCTGTTTTCTATTTGTGGCCTTCAATGAGTTGCAGTGAAATGATGGGGTTTTATTTGATGAAGAGGTGGCTTTGGGATTGACTGAAGTGCTATGTATGTTTCCctttttttgattttgtttgagCTGTAAATTTCAGTTGTTCCGTGATCGGTTTCTATTGAGCTGATTTTTGTTGTAGATGGTTGGTTTTTGTGAGTTCATGTGATGGTAGAGAAATTTGATAGTGTAGTGCttagaaatgaatgtatggttttTGAATTGTTTCATTTCTCTTCTGAATGCAATGTCCATCAGGGGGTCGTGAGTAGTTGAATACTTACTTGGCTTGTCGCTTTATATTTGTTGTTTCTTGCATTCTTATGAGCTCGGAAGTGGGAATATTTTTGTTGATGACGGTCCATAGGTCTGTGTAAACACGGTTGAAGTTAAAAAATTCTGCTTTAATGCTTAGAAAAACTTAAATGTTTTGATGTATGCTATGGTGGCCTGTGCTTCTTTGGGGTTGTGATAGCAGTATTTTTTGTTTCGCAGAATACAAACTATGGCAATTACTAAAATGTCGAGGAATTTTGCTTCGAGGAGACATTTCGGAGAAGGGTCTTGGAGGATTTTACTGGTTTTGGCTCTACTGATAACTATAGCGCAGGGGCTAAATTCCGAGGGCCAATTGCTGCTAGAGCTTAAGAAGAGCCTTCATGATGAATACAACCATCTTTGGAACTGGAAGTCCACTGATGAGACACCGTGCGGGTGGATAGGTGTCAATTGTTCTTTGGATTATGAGCTGGTGGTCTCATCTGTTGATTTGAGTTCAATGAATCTTTCGGGAACCCTGAGTCCTAGTATCGGTGGACTGACCCACTTGACATTCCTTGATCTGTCCTATAATAAGTTCAGCGGAGATATACCAAAGGAGATCGGAAACTGTTCACTTCTGGTCGTtctttatttgaataataatcaTTTCAGTGGTCCAATTCCTGTTGAGTTGGGTAAGCTCTCTTATTTGCAAAGTTTGAACATATGCAATAACAAAATCTCTGGCTCCCTTCCCAAAGAGCTGGGGAATTTGTCATCACTTGTTGAGTTTGTGGCGTACACCAATAACTTGACTGGGCCATTGCCCCGTTCTATCGGGAATCTCCGGAAGTTGAGGACATTTCGAGCTGGGCAGAACACATTTTCTGGTAACATTCCTGCTGAAATCAGTGGATGTCAAAGCTTAGAAATGCTTGGTCTTGCCCAGAATCACATTGGAGGAGAACTGCCTAAGGAAGTCGGAATGCTTCAAAGCTTGACTGATTTGATTTTATGGGAGAATCAGTTATCCGGGTTTATTCCAAAGGAGCTTGGGAACTGTACCAGCCTTGAGACACTTGCATTGTATGCAAATCAGCTTGTGGGGCCGATACCCGTGGAGATTGTGAACCTTAAGTTTCTGAACAAGTTGTATCTCTACAGGAATCAATTAAATGGAAGCATTCCAAGGGAGATAGGGAATCTATCTCTTGCCACGGAAATTGATTTGTCGGAGAATCATTTGACAGGTGAGATCCCAACCGAGTTCAGCAAGATAAAGGGTCTACAATTATTGTACCTATTCGAGAACCGGCTCacaggtgtcataccaaatgagATTAGTAGTTTGAAGAACTTGACGAAGCTTGACCTTTCAATCAATCATCTTACAGGCCCCATTCCTTATGGTTTccaatattttactaaaatgattCAGTTACAGCTATTCGAGAATTTTCTGAGCGGGACCATTCCGCAGCAGCTTGGACTTTATAGCCCACTTTGGGTGGTTGATTTTTCTAACAACCATTTGACTGGCAAAATACCTCCGTATCTTTGTTGGCACAGTAACCTTATTTTGTTAAACCTTGGAGGTAATATGCTGTCTGGGAACATCTCAACTGGGATCAAAAACTGTGAGACCTTAGTGCAACTCCGTCTGGTACGAAACATGCTAACAGGCAGCTTTCCTTCACAGTTATGCAAACTGGTGAATCTTTCTGCTATTGAATTGGACCAGAACAACTTTACCGGACCAATTCCTTCAGAGATTGGAAATTGCCGAAAGCTTCAAAGGCTGCATATTGCCGGGAACCACTTTAGTCTTGAGCTACCTAAGGAAGTAGGTAATCTGTCTCAACTAGTGATTCTTAATGTCTCGTCTAATTTGCTTTCTGGGCGGATTCCACACGAGATAATTGATTGCAAGAAGCTTCAACGACTTGATCTCAGCCATAACAGCTTTGTAGATACTTTACCAAATGAGCTTGGAACCCTTACTCAGCTTGAGATTCTGAGACTTTCAGAAAATAAGTTCTCGGGGTATATACCCGAAGCTATGGGGAATCTCTCACGTTTGACCGAGCTTCAGATGGGTGGCAATTTATTTTCTGGTGAGATACCCCGTCAGTTAGGTTCTCTTTCAAGCTTGCAGATTGCAATGAACCTAAGCAATAACCGCCTCACTGGAAATATACCACTAGAGCTCGGGTTTCTTAATATGTTGGAATATCTCCTGCTCAATAATAATAACTTGAGTGGTGAAATTCCCAGCACGTTTGAGAGCCTATCGAGTTTAATGGTGTGCAACTTGTCATACAATAACTTGACCGGACCTTTACCTGTCATCCCATTGTTTCAGAACATGCCCGCAAGTAGctttattgaaaataaagggCTTTGTGGTACGCCTCTTCGAAGTTGCACGGTAGATTCATCTTCTCCTTCTATGCTACCTGCGAAGAAGGATACACGAGGAAGAATCATAACCACAGTTTCATGTGCTGTAGGCGGGGTATCTTTAATTCTCATTGTAATTCTCATATATCAAATGAGACGTCCTCGTAAAAGTGTTCCATCCTCAAATGAAAAGGAGACACCTTCACCGGCTCAGGATATTTATTTTCATCCGAAGGAAGGGTTCACATTTCAAGATCTAATTGAGGCTACAAATAATTTTCATGAGAGCTTTATTGTTGGGAGGGGAGCTTGTGGAACGGTTTATAAAGCAGTTATACATTCCGGACAAACTGTTGCTGTTAAAAGGCTAGAGTCAAATGCAGAGGGAAACAATATCGAGAACAGTTTTCGTGCTGAGATTTTAACGCTGGGAAAGATTAGGCATCGGAATATTGTGAAGCTTTATGGTTTTTGCTATCACCGAGGTTTCAACGTGCTTCTTTATGAGTACTTGGAAAATGGTAGTTTGGGTGAAGTGCTTCACGGGGCCTCTTGTAGCTTAGATTGGTCAACGCGGTTCATGATTGCCCTAGGAGCTGCAGAAGGTCTTGCTTATTTGCACCATGACTGCAAACCGAGGATCATTCACCGTGACATCAAATCCAATAATATCTTGCtcgatgaaaattttgaagccCATGTTGGTGATTTCGGTTTAGCAAAAGTTATTGACATGCCCCAATCTAAGTCGATGTCGGCGATCGCTGGATCATATGGCTATATTGCCCCCGGTAAGTTGTCCTTGGCTTTCTAGTTCCAATGATACTAtttatcaagaacataagagaagagttgaaagaattgaaatgTTTCTCTTTCCCATAgcatttcattattttcctgTTTTATGCGGTTATGGAGTAGGGTGAGGCATGCGAtgttctcattttcatttctttcatgtgCTCTTTGGACATTGATATTGGTATTTTATCTGTTTAGATTGTTGACATCGTATCCGTTCTTTATGACAGAATATGCATACACTATGAAGGTGACGGAAAAATGTGACATCTATAGCTACGGAGTTGTTTTACTGGAGTTGTTAACTGGGAAGACTCCTGTACAGGCATTGGACCAAGGAGGTGATCTTGTCACACGAGTGAGACATTATGTTCGCAACCACTCGTTGACTACCGGGATACTCGATGATCGCTTAAATCTCGACGATAGAAGAATTGTTGATCACATGATTACTGTCTTGAAAATTGCTTTAATATGCACCAGCCTGTCTCCTTTCGATCGGCCATCTATGCGTGAAGTTGTGACAATGCTGATAGAATCTAAAAGGCAAGATCAAGAAGACGACTTTGGGAAGTCTCCCACTTGCAGTCCTCCCAAACGCAGTGCCTCGTGAAAGTACGCCACTAGCTACTCCCCGTTTTCATTAACCAAGATGATTCTTTTGCCATTGATTTTTCTGTTCTATTTTTGCCGAAAGATATAATAGGACATATAC
The window above is part of the Gossypium raimondii isolate GPD5lz chromosome 9, ASM2569854v1, whole genome shotgun sequence genome. Proteins encoded here:
- the LOC105800342 gene encoding probable leucine-rich repeat receptor-like protein kinase At5g63930; its protein translation is MAITKMSRNFASRRHFGEGSWRILLVLALLITIAQGLNSEGQLLLELKKSLHDEYNHLWNWKSTDETPCGWIGVNCSLDYELVVSSVDLSSMNLSGTLSPSIGGLTHLTFLDLSYNKFSGDIPKEIGNCSLLVVLYLNNNHFSGPIPVELGKLSYLQSLNICNNKISGSLPKELGNLSSLVEFVAYTNNLTGPLPRSIGNLRKLRTFRAGQNTFSGNIPAEISGCQSLEMLGLAQNHIGGELPKEVGMLQSLTDLILWENQLSGFIPKELGNCTSLETLALYANQLVGPIPVEIVNLKFLNKLYLYRNQLNGSIPREIGNLSLATEIDLSENHLTGEIPTEFSKIKGLQLLYLFENRLTGVIPNEISSLKNLTKLDLSINHLTGPIPYGFQYFTKMIQLQLFENFLSGTIPQQLGLYSPLWVVDFSNNHLTGKIPPYLCWHSNLILLNLGGNMLSGNISTGIKNCETLVQLRLVRNMLTGSFPSQLCKLVNLSAIELDQNNFTGPIPSEIGNCRKLQRLHIAGNHFSLELPKEVGNLSQLVILNVSSNLLSGRIPHEIIDCKKLQRLDLSHNSFVDTLPNELGTLTQLEILRLSENKFSGYIPEAMGNLSRLTELQMGGNLFSGEIPRQLGSLSSLQIAMNLSNNRLTGNIPLELGFLNMLEYLLLNNNNLSGEIPSTFESLSSLMVCNLSYNNLTGPLPVIPLFQNMPASSFIENKGLCGTPLRSCTVDSSSPSMLPAKKDTRGRIITTVSCAVGGVSLILIVILIYQMRRPRKSVPSSNEKETPSPAQDIYFHPKEGFTFQDLIEATNNFHESFIVGRGACGTVYKAVIHSGQTVAVKRLESNAEGNNIENSFRAEILTLGKIRHRNIVKLYGFCYHRGFNVLLYEYLENGSLGEVLHGASCSLDWSTRFMIALGAAEGLAYLHHDCKPRIIHRDIKSNNILLDENFEAHVGDFGLAKVIDMPQSKSMSAIAGSYGYIAPEYAYTMKVTEKCDIYSYGVVLLELLTGKTPVQALDQGGDLVTRVRHYVRNHSLTTGILDDRLNLDDRRIVDHMITVLKIALICTSLSPFDRPSMREVVTMLIESKRQDQEDDFGKSPTCSPPKRSAS